Genomic DNA from Sphingobium sp. V4:
GGCGCCGAAGGCAGGGACAAGGTCGAGCGCTGGGTGCCCCGCTGGATGCAATTTCCGCCTTCCGCCTACACCGAAAGGGGCGGCGTCGGCACCGTGGCCGCCCATGGCAAGGTCATGGCTGCGCGGCAGACGGCCAGTGGCAGAGGCACTGCGGAACTGGAGAAAGAAGAGGATCGGCTGATGCCGCAGGCGGCGTGAATTAGCGTGGGCGGGAGCGATCCCGCCCGCCTTTGGCATGCTGGGAGAATTGCGCCGCGCGGCCTCGCCCTATGGGCTCGGCCGCGCGGTTTTATCGTGCCTGGATGGGTGCTGGAACAGACAAGCAGGGCCCATTATGATAGGCAAACTGCTCACGGAACTTGGGTGGGGAAATGCGGGAGCGTCGATGAAGCGCACGGACACGACCGAAATCAGGATGCGGATCGTCATCGATCAGCCCGTGGCGCACGTACTCCACAGCCTGCAATCCAGGGACGGCGGCCCGCTTGATCCGCAAAGGTCCGGCGATGGCGAGCCGCTCGCCTTCGACTTCCACGTGCGCGTCGGGCCCGGTCCCAAATTCTTCGGCGACCAGGTTCGGTCCGAGGGACACTTGCGCCGCTTCGTCTATGTCCGCGTGGGTCAGGCGGCGGGTGATCATGCCTCACCCTGGTCCCGCCGGATGAAGGTCGACATCCATGATATCGACCCGGCCCTGCTGGCTCGCGCAGAGCGGGGCGGAATCATCGTCACCACCATTTGCGGCACCGCCAGGGATGGCAGCCCCGCCTGCGCCACGGTCCCCGCGCTGCGCCGGGAGCTTGTCGAGCGCTAGGGCGTGGAAAGGCTGCCAGCACGCGGAGCGATGGAGAGACTTCCTCCGATGGATTCATCCTGCATGTGGCTCGGACCCTGATCATGCCAGCAAAAGTCTCCACTTTCCTATGACCCGTGCCGCCCCTGGCCTCTCTTGAAGGCTGGTCTGGCGGCGTGCGCGCCTTGTCCGTGCAACGGCTTCGCGCCTGTTTCTTCCCCGCCTTGACGGGCTCCTCGCGCAACCAAGAAACAGGCGCTTCGCCGTCCTTCGCTGGCGCTGCGGCCGTCCCGGTGCACGGCGGCGCGACGCCGCCCGATCGACCGCCATCGAGGCCGCATCGGGCGGCACTCGGGCAAAGAAGGAGACTTATCATGGCACAGATCGGCAGCTTCACCCGCAACGAGGACGGCATCTACAACGGGGAAATCCGCACCCTCACGCTTCGCGTCAAGGCCACCATCCGGCCGGTCGGGCGCGAGCACGACAAGGCCCCGGACCATCGCGTCAGTGCCGGCGGCGTCGAGTTCGGGGCTGGCTGGACCAAGGCCGCCCGCGAGACCGGCGCCGAATACCTCAGCCTCAAGCTCGACGACCCCTCGCTTCCCGCGCCGATTTACGCGACGATGACCCAGGGCGACAATGGTGAGCACAAGCTGATCTGGTCCCGCTGAAGTCCACGCCCCCCGCGCCGAACCCGGCGCGGGGGGCGTTCACGCTGTGTCGAAAACGCCGTTGCCGGTTCCGACACTCCCGGGCCGGTATCCCGCCCGCCATCCTCGATATCGCGACCCCATAGTTTCGGGTCGCTCTAGCGGAAGGATGGCTCATCATGGACGACGACGACCAGATCGCCCGGGCGACCCGCGCCAAGCGCGGCTCGCCCTTCCTGAATACCGAGCAGGCGGCGGCCTATCTCAAGATTTCCGGGCTGCTGCTGCGGCGCATGCGACGCCTCGGCACGGGGCCGGTGTTCCGCCGCCATTCCCGCTACGTCCAATATCATATCGACGATCTCGATGCCTGGTCGCGTGACCATAGCGCGCGGGGACTCTCCAAGTGACCGGCCGTCGCAATGGGCTGCAGGATGCACCGCTGTTCGCCTGGGGCGAGGCGCTTCGGCTGCGCAAGGCTCAGCAGCGCCGCCGCCGCTGGCGCTTCTTCCTCGTCGGCCTGGGCGCGGGTCTGGTGCTCGGCTCGGCCATGCTTGTACCATCGCCGCGCCTCGTCTGGAACGCCAGCGCCAGTGCCCCGGTCGGGCTCTACTGGATCAATCCGCATGCGACCGTGGCTCCCGGCGACATGGTGGTGGCACGCTTGCCCGAACCTGTCCGGGCGCTCGCAGCCGCCCGGCGTTATCTCCCTGCCAATGTTCCGCTCGTTAAGCGCGTTGTAGCCCAAGCGGGCGATGAAATCTGTGCGCTTGGCGACAAGGTCTTCGTCAATGGCCGGCCGGCGGCGAGGCGACGGCTGGCCGATGGCGTAGGGCGAGCCATGCCCACGTGGCACGGCTGTCGCATGCTGCGGGGGCGGCAACTGTTGCTGCTAATGGACAGTCCGGACTCGTTCGACGGCCGCTATTTCGGAGTGACCGAAGGCACCGATCTCATCGGGAAGGCACGGTTGCTGTGGCGCCGCTGAGATGGGCCGTGGCCCTCCTGGCGTTCGCCGCGCCGGTCCCGGCAGCGAGCCAGCCATCGGCACAGCAAGCTGGATCAACGGTTGCGACATGGCGGCCGTACATCCGTGAAGCGTCGCTGCGTTTCGGCATCCCGGCGGCCTGGATCGAGCGCGTCATGCAAGCCGAAAGCCGGGGCCGCACTTCCCAGGGCGGAAGGCCGATCCGGTCGTCGGCGGGCGCGATCGGGCTCATGCAGGTCATGCCTGCGACCTGGTCGGACATGCGCGCCAGACTTGGCCTTGGCGCCGATCCGGATGACCCGCGCGATAACATCCTCGCGGGCACATTCTACCTTCGCCTGATGTACGATCGCTTCGGCTATCCTGGTCTTTTCGCGGCCTACAATGCCGGACCGGGGCGCTATGCCGACTATCTTGCCGGTCGCACAAGACTGCCGCGCGAGACCATCGGCTATCTCGCCAGTGTCGCGCCGGAAGCAAAAGGGAGTGATCAGGCCTCGGCAGCAGCGCGGCCAGTGGAGAGGCTTTTTGCTGTACGAAGAGTACTAGCATCGCCGCTCGTCGATAGCCCTGATGCGTCGGCCCAGGGGTCACTCTTTGTTGCGCTGTCGCAGGGGCGATGACGTGAGGTCGTGTGCCAACGAGAGGAAGGAAGCTCGTCTCGATAGACCCAGTATGACGGCTGGCGGAGCGGCTATCAAGGCTCGCGGGTGCCCCCCAATTTTCTTCGAAAATCGGTGCCCCCCACGTCCGCTTCGCGGCGCTGCGCTTCGCTCCGCGGCCCTGACAGCCGCTCCGCCAGCCGTCCTTCGAACGCCGTTCTCGATGATGGGAACGCGAAGCGTGGAGGTTTTAATGGGCATGTATCAAAGCATCGGAACGGCGTCGGCGAATGCCGTTGATCGCCTGATGGCAGCGCTGGTTTCTGGCCTTGAACTGGAATTCGGTCGGGGTGCTGGCGAAGCCTTGGCGCACCGGTTTCTGGAGGCTGAGGAAGCGGACTTTTGCTGGGATGCTCGGATCGAGGAGCGCTGGATCGGCGCCTACGAACGCACCGATGGCGAGGAATTCGAACTCGACCGGATCGCGATTTGCGGGCGGCTCGACGGGAAATGGTTCTGTGCCACCATGATCGTGGATGGCGATGGCCAGGCCCACGGGATGGTGGGATGCCGCCAGTTCACGTCACGGGTCAGGGCAAGGGACGCGATGCTCCATGCGCACTGATCGCAGCGCAATTCGCGGGGAGAGGCGGCGTCAGAAGGCGCTCGTCTCTCCCCTTTTTTTGAGCCTTGGGGGTGAGTGGGAGAGAAGGGAGGGGAAACAAGATAAAGGCAGTGTCTCGCGACACTTTCCAAGCCTTTGTCTGCACATCCTTTTTTCACGAGACAGGCAATCGCTGTCACGAGACTGTCAGGGCGCAAATGGCGGAAACCAGCCATTATTTTGCCGAAATCGCGAGACTGAGGCACTTTGTTATGTCTGACGACGATTTTACCCCCAGGCTCGGCCGCCAGCGCGGCAAGGACGGCAAGAAGGTCGTCAAATATGGCGGCCGCATCCGCGCCGCTGCACGCCTTGCCGGCACGAAGACCGGAGTCCGCTCGAGACGGTTCGACGGCAGTCGGATCGGGCGCGGCGCCAGTGTGGGGCGATTGCTGTCGAGCCGCGACCGGCTTGCGGGCTTTCGTGGGCGCCGCGCTGTTGTGAAGGCCAGCCTGATCCGGCTGCAGGGCAAGGGCGGCCAGGCCGCCCGTGCGCACATGCGCTACGTCCAGCGCGATGGGGTGACCCGAGAGGGCTCGCCGGGCGAACTTTACGGCCCGGAAACCGACCGTGCGGATGGCGGTGATTTCCTCAAGCGCACGGCCGGCGATCGCCATCAGTTTCGCTTCATCGTCTCCGCCGAGGACGGCGCCGAGTATCCCGACTTCAAACCCTATGTCCGGCGGCTGATGACCCAGGTCGAGCAGGACCTCGGCACGAAGCTGGACTGGGTCGCGGTCGACCACTTCAACACCGAGCGTCCGCATACCCACATCGTGCTGCGCGGGGTCGATGACCAGGGCGACAATCTGGTCATTGCGCGGGAGTATATTTCGCATGGGCTTCGCGAGCGCGCCTCAGAGCTTGTGAAGCTCGACCTCGGTCCTCGTACCGATCATGAGATCGAGGCGCGCCTGCGCCATGATGTCGACCAGGAACGGCTGACCGCGATCGACCGCCGGTTGGTCCGCCGCATGGACGTCGACCGAACGGTGTCACCGGCGAACAACGATCCCTTCCAGCAATCTGTCGCGGCGGGCCGTCTGCACAAGCTCAAGGCGATGGGCCTGGCCGACGATGTCGGTGGCGGACGCTACAGGCTCGCCGAGGGGCTGGAGGAAACACTCCGGCGGATGGGGGAGCGCCGCGACATCATCCGCCTCATGCAGCGTGAGTTGACCGCCCGCAGGCTCCATCGCGCCGGTGTCGAGCAGGTCGTGTCAAATGACCTTCGACAACCGATCGTCGGACGGGTGATCCAGCGAGGCTTTTCCGACGAGCATCGCGACCGCCATTATATGATGGTCGATGGCATCGATGGCCGGGTCCATTATCTCGATATCGGCCGCGCCGACGCGGTCCCGTCCGTGCCGGAAAATGCGACGGTGCGGATCGAACCGAGCAGACTTGATGTGACGCAGGCCGACCGCACGGTCGATGCGGTCGCAAGGGCCAATGGCGGCCGCTATTCCATCGACGCCCATCTGGCGCATGACCCGCAGTCCAGCGAAGCCTATGCGGCAAGCCATGTCCGGCGGCTGGAAGCCATGCGGCGGGCGGGCACGGGGCCTGAACGATTAGAGGATGGGAGCTGGACCATTCCCGAGGATCATCTTGCTCGTGCCAGGACATATGCCGCGCGGCAACGGCGCGACCGGCCCGTGGCGGTATCGATCATGTCGCGCACGCCCGTCGCCGCGCTGGTAGCGAAGGAGGCGCCGACATGGCTCGACCGGGAACTGGACGGAGGCGGGGGAAGCGCTGTGCGCGATGCCGGTTTCGGGCGTGAGGTCCGGACTGCTTTGGCGGCGCGCCGGCAATGGCTGGTGGAGCAGCAGCTGGCGGACCCGGACGGCGCCACGCTTCGCCTTCGGGAAGGAGCGATGGACAGGCTGCGCCAGCGTGAACTTGTGCAGGCTGGCGACCGGCTTGCGCAGGAGGTCGACAAGGCGTTCGCGCCCGCCAGCATGGGCGAGCGGATCGAGGGCGTGATAGCCCGCCGCGTCGATCTTGAAGGCGGCAGCTATGCACTGGTCGAGCGGTCACGGGATTTTACCCTTGTGCCCTGGCGCGATGTGCTCGAGCGCAACATGGGCAAAGCAGCATCCGGCATCATGCGGGCGGACGGGATCAGCTGGCAGTTCGGGCGCGGACGATCGGGGCCGGTAATCTCATGATACCGGGCATTCCCCGGGAAATCCTTCCAGACCGGAATGATACGTCTGGCGGAAAGTGCGAATAGTTCTATGGGGTCGTCGCAGCCGGGCTTCCCGAAGAGCGCACAAGCTGATAGTTGGGAAATGAACATATAAGGAACATTTGTTCCGGCCGGCACCTTGCAATCTGGGTCGAATGGCGACACTATGTCGCAAATCGTCCCAGAGGTATCATGCAGAACGAATTCGCAACGCTCCGTGCGCAGGCAGGCATTTCCATCGAGGAGCTGGCGAACCGTCTGGGCTATAGTCCCCGTCAGCTTTATCGGTGGGAGCGAGGCGACGGCACCCCCCGGCGCGCCGCGTTGAAGATGCTGCAAAATATAGCCGGCGGATCGGCAACCGGGTTCGGCGAAAGTCGCTTCAACTTCATCGATCTTTTTGCGGGCATTGGAGGCATCCGGAAGGGATTTGATGCCATTGGCGGGCACTGCGTGTTCACATCGGAATGGAATAAATATTCCCAGCAGACCTATGCGGCCAATTTCCGCGACAATCACACGCTGCATGGCGATATCACCACGATCAAAACCCATGAGATTCCCGACCATGATGTGCTGCTGGCCGGCTTCCCCTGTCAGCCCTTCTCGATCGCCGGTGTCTCGAAGAAGAATTCGCTCGGTCGCAAGCACGGCTTTCTGGATGAGACGCAGGGCACATTGTTCTTCGATGTCGCCCGCGTTCTGAGGGATAAGCGGCCCGCCGCTTTCATGCTGGAGAATGTGAAAAACCTGACCAGCCATGACAAAGGCCGGACCTTCCAGGTGATCCTCAAAACGCTGACCGAGGAACTGGGCTACAAGGTCTGGCATAAGGTGATCGACGCGAAGCATTTCGTGCCCCAGCACCGGGAGCGCATTGTCATCGTCGGCTTCCGTGACGACGTGCCGTTTAGCTGGGACGATCTGGACCTGCCAGAGAAGGGTTCAGTGAAGCTCAAGGACATTC
This window encodes:
- a CDS encoding S26 family signal peptidase — translated: MTGRRNGLQDAPLFAWGEALRLRKAQQRRRRWRFFLVGLGAGLVLGSAMLVPSPRLVWNASASAPVGLYWINPHATVAPGDMVVARLPEPVRALAAARRYLPANVPLVKRVVAQAGDEICALGDKVFVNGRPAARRRLADGVGRAMPTWHGCRMLRGRQLLLLMDSPDSFDGRYFGVTEGTDLIGKARLLWRR
- the dcm gene encoding DNA (cytosine-5-)-methyltransferase; this encodes MQNEFATLRAQAGISIEELANRLGYSPRQLYRWERGDGTPRRAALKMLQNIAGGSATGFGESRFNFIDLFAGIGGIRKGFDAIGGHCVFTSEWNKYSQQTYAANFRDNHTLHGDITTIKTHEIPDHDVLLAGFPCQPFSIAGVSKKNSLGRKHGFLDETQGTLFFDVARVLRDKRPAAFMLENVKNLTSHDKGRTFQVILKTLTEELGYKVWHKVIDAKHFVPQHRERIVIVGFRDDVPFSWDDLDLPEKGSVKLKDILHPGDGTEKAEGAYTLGPDAIVNGKYTLTDKLWQYLQGYADKHKAAGNGFGFGLVTPDDVARTLSARYYKDGSEILISQGKKKNPRRLTPRECARLMGYGDDFRIPVSDTQAYKQFGNSVAVPVFHEVARIMQPHIQTLVEAGQRREAA
- a CDS encoding lytic transglycosylase domain-containing protein, with protein sequence MAFAAPVPAASQPSAQQAGSTVATWRPYIREASLRFGIPAAWIERVMQAESRGRTSQGGRPIRSSAGAIGLMQVMPATWSDMRARLGLGADPDDPRDNILAGTFYLRLMYDRFGYPGLFAAYNAGPGRYADYLAGRTRLPRETIGYLASVAPEAKGSDQASAAARPVERLFAVRRVLASPLVDSPDASAQGSLFVALSQGR
- a CDS encoding DNA-binding protein, with the protein product MDDDDQIARATRAKRGSPFLNTEQAAAYLKISGLLLRRMRRLGTGPVFRRHSRYVQYHIDDLDAWSRDHSARGLSK
- a CDS encoding DUF736 domain-containing protein; protein product: MAQIGSFTRNEDGIYNGEIRTLTLRVKATIRPVGREHDKAPDHRVSAGGVEFGAGWTKAARETGAEYLSLKLDDPSLPAPIYATMTQGDNGEHKLIWSR
- the rlxS gene encoding relaxase/mobilization nuclease RlxS (I built this because a sul1 chimera in AMR looks like the C-terminus.), coding for MSDDDFTPRLGRQRGKDGKKVVKYGGRIRAAARLAGTKTGVRSRRFDGSRIGRGASVGRLLSSRDRLAGFRGRRAVVKASLIRLQGKGGQAARAHMRYVQRDGVTREGSPGELYGPETDRADGGDFLKRTAGDRHQFRFIVSAEDGAEYPDFKPYVRRLMTQVEQDLGTKLDWVAVDHFNTERPHTHIVLRGVDDQGDNLVIAREYISHGLRERASELVKLDLGPRTDHEIEARLRHDVDQERLTAIDRRLVRRMDVDRTVSPANNDPFQQSVAAGRLHKLKAMGLADDVGGGRYRLAEGLEETLRRMGERRDIIRLMQRELTARRLHRAGVEQVVSNDLRQPIVGRVIQRGFSDEHRDRHYMMVDGIDGRVHYLDIGRADAVPSVPENATVRIEPSRLDVTQADRTVDAVARANGGRYSIDAHLAHDPQSSEAYAASHVRRLEAMRRAGTGPERLEDGSWTIPEDHLARARTYAARQRRDRPVAVSIMSRTPVAALVAKEAPTWLDRELDGGGGSAVRDAGFGREVRTALAARRQWLVEQQLADPDGATLRLREGAMDRLRQRELVQAGDRLAQEVDKAFAPASMGERIEGVIARRVDLEGGSYALVERSRDFTLVPWRDVLERNMGKAASGIMRADGISWQFGRGRSGPVIS
- a CDS encoding DUF5990 family protein: MKRTDTTEIRMRIVIDQPVAHVLHSLQSRDGGPLDPQRSGDGEPLAFDFHVRVGPGPKFFGDQVRSEGHLRRFVYVRVGQAAGDHASPWSRRMKVDIHDIDPALLARAERGGIIVTTICGTARDGSPACATVPALRRELVER